The window GAAGAACGCGACGCACCTCCCCGGAATGGTCGAGCCCGCGATCTGCATGCCCGACGGCCACCAGGGGTACGGCTTCCCCGTCGGCGGCGTCGGAGCCATCGACGCCCGTACTGGCTGTATTTCGCCCGGAGCGGTCGGCTACGACATAAATTGCGGCGTAAGAATGATAAAAACAAATCTAAAATATAATGATATAAAAGGCCGCGAGTCCGAACTCGTCGACGCGCTCTTCGAGGCGGTCCCCTCCGGGCTCGGCGGCGGCGGCGTGATCGACGGCGACGCCGACGCGATCGAGGGCGCCTTAGAGCGCGGCGTCGAGTGGGCGGTCGAGGAGGGATACGGGATCGAGAGCGACCTCGCGCGCTGCGAGGACGAGGGGCGCCGGCCCGACGCGCGGCCGGAGTACGTCTCCCAGAAGGCGATGGACCGCGGGCGCAACCAGATGGGCTCGCTCGGCTCGGGGAACCACTTCCTCGAGGTCCAGCGCGTCACCGACGTGTTCCTGCCCGAGGTCGCCGAGGCGTACGGACTCGAGGAGGACGGGATCGTCGTCCTGATCCACTGCGGGAGCCGCGGGCTCGGCCACCAGACCTGCAACGACTACCTGCGACGGATCGAGAAGGAGCACGGCGACCTCCTCGACTCGCTGCCGGACAAGGAGCTCGCGGCCGCGCCCGCCGGCTCGGAGCTGGCCGACGAGTACTACGGCGCGATGGGCGCGTGCATCAACTTCGCGTGGGTGAACCGCCAGCTGATCACCCACCAGGCCCGCGAGACGTTCGGTGAGGTGTTCGACGCCGATCCGATCGAGGACCTCGGGATGGAGCTGCTGTACGACGTGGCGCACAACATCGCGAAGAAGGAGACCCACGAGGTCGGCGTCGACGCCGACGGGCGCCCCGCGGTCGGCGACGAGGCCGTGGACCGCGCCGAGCGGGAGCTGTACGTCCACCGCAAGGGTGCCACCCGCGCGTTCCCCGCGGGCCACGAGGACGTGCCCGCGACGTACCGCGACGTCGGCCAGCCCGTGATCATCCCCGGGAGCATGGGCGCGGGCTCGTACGTGCTCCGCGGCGGGGCGGAGTCGCTGTCGGTGTCGTTCGGTTCGACCGCCCACGGCGCCGGTCGGCTGATGAGCCGGACGCAGGCGAAACAGGAGTTCTGGGGCGGCGACGTGCAGGACGACCTCGAGGACGGCCAGCAGATCTACGTGAAGGCGCAGTCGGGCGCGACCATCGCCGAGGAGGCCCCCGGCGTCTACAAGGACATCGACGAGGTGATCCGCGTCAGCGACGAACTGGGAATCGGCGACAAGGTGGCGCGGACGTTCCCCGTCTGCAATATTAAGGGATAGCGGCGGTCGCTCGCCTCTCCGGCGCCGACCTCCTCTCCACGCCGACCTCCTCCCCACGCGAGCGCTTTCCGCCCCCGAGTGCTTATCCCGGATGCCGCGGCCACGTCGCACCGAGATGCGCGACCACTCGCGGAACGGTAGCTCGTCCGACGCGGTCTCCAGACGATCCCTGCTCGGCGGCGTCGCCGCCGTCGCCGGCGGGGGCCTCGCCGGGCTCGGCGCCCTCACGGCGTCGAGCGAGCCGGCGGCCGCGGTCGAGGGGGACCCCGCCGCCTTCGAGGCGGGCGACGCGCCGACCGTCACCAGCAACGACGGCCGGATCGAGTCGGTCTACCTCTCGCCCGTCCTCGACATCTCATGGACCGACTTCTCCGACGGCGTCGAGCGCGTGACGCTCGTGCTCGCGGTCGGGAGCGACGCCGGCGTCGACGAGGTGTACCGGGAGACGCTGACCGCGTCCGACCCGGACGCGACGCCCGGCGACGTCGCGGCGGTGGGAGCAGCCGCCGACGGGAACCCGGACGAGACGGCGCCCGACTTCTCGGCGGTCGACGGCGGCCTCACGGCACGGTTCGAGCGCGCCGACGCGACCGCCCGCGGCGACGCGGTGACGAGCGAGTCGCTCGGCGATCCGGACCTCGCCGGCGGCGAGACCGCGACGACGACCCTTGACGTCGTGTTCCGCGCCGACGTCGCCGGCGGCGGCGACGAGGCCACCGTCGTGCGCACGACGACGGTCGACGTGACGGTCGAGAACCCCGCCGGCGACGCGACCGCGGGCGGCGAGGTGGACGTGGACGCGACGTAGGGCGGACCGTCTCCGGCCCGCTCAGAGGTGCATCCCGCCGTCGACCTCGAGCACCTCTCCGTGGACGTACTCGTTGTCGATCAGGTACCGGACGGAGTCGGCGACGTCCGCGGGTTCGCAGGCGTACTCGGGGAGGTGCGTGTCGACGTTCTCGTGGCCGTGAAACTCGATCCCCTCGAGGTAGTCGAGGATGACGTCGTTGAGGTCGGTCTCGACGGGGCCGGGCGCGACGGCGTTGACCTGCACGCCGTCCGGACCGAGCTCTCGGGCGAGCGCGCGCGTCAGCCCGTGGAGCCCGGCCTTGCTCGCGGCGTAGCTCGCGTCGACCGTCCCGAGCGTGCCACCGACGCTGGAGAGGAAGACGACGTTGCCGCCGCTCTCCCGGAGGTGCGGGGCCGCCGCGCGGGTGACGCGGAACGCCCCCGAGAGGTTGGTGTCGATCACCGACTCCCACTCCGCGTCGGTCGTCTCCTCCAGTCGGTTCGGCCGCGTGATCCCGGCGTTGTTGACGACCGCGTCAAGCGAGTCGAACGCGTCGACCGCCCGCTCGACCAGCCGATCTACCGCCGCGGACTCAGAGACGTCGGCCCGCACGGTGACGGCGTCGCCGCCGGCCTCGCGGATCCGATCTGCCGTCTCCGCCGCGGCGGCCTCGTCCGACCGGTAGTTGACGACGATGTCGCGCTCCGCGAGCTCGACCGCGACCGCTCGTCCGATGCCGCGACTGCTTCCGGTGACCAGTATCGCCATACCCGCCCGTGTGATTACTAACTAATACCACTAACGAATACCACGTCGGTTCCGAACACTGCTCGGCCGCGGTCGGACCCGAGGTCCCGTCAGCGCTCCTGCCCCGGCTCCAGTCAGCGCTCCCGCTTCGCCTCCCGCCCGAGCTCCTCCTCGACGGCCTCCACCTTTCGGTCGGCGGTCGTCGCCGCGGCCCGCTTGTCGTCGATCTTCAGCACCGTCGAGACCCGGTCGCCGTCGACGGCGGCGTGGGCGGCCGCGGCGGCGGCGAACACCGTCTCGGCGTCGTCGGCCTCGATCACGGTGCCCATCGGGTTCGTCTCGTAGCTCACGTCGAACTCGTCGAGCGCGGCGACGGCCTTCGCGACCTCCCCGGCCATGCTCCCCTCGATCGCCGGTGCGACGCTCAGCAGCGCGACTGTGGTCATGGCCGAGGATTCGCACCGACGTTATTTAAAAACGGCCGAGCGGTGCCAGCTACCGGTCGAGGGCGTCCACTCTCCCGGTGTCAGCTACCGGTCGAGGGCGTCCCGCAAGAACGAGAGCTGATGCCCCACCGCCGGCTCGAAGTCCTCGCCGAACGGGGAGAAATGGTCCGCGGGCATGGTGACGACGGTCCCGCGCGAGAGCCGTTCGCCGGCGTCCACGACCGCCTCGCTGTCGACGATGGCGTCGTCGGTCCCCGCCAACAGAAGCGTCGGCGCCCGGATCTCGTCGATCCGTCCGACCGGCCGGTAGTTCGCGACGCGCAGCAGCGACCGCGCCGGCGTCTCGTTACGCCACGTCGAGTCGCGGTCGACCAGATCGAGGTACTTCCGCTTCGTCCCCGGCTCCGTGATCGCCGCGAGCTCCTCGGTGCCGCCGACGATCGGGACGGTCCGCCCCCGACCGAACCGATGCCCGATCAGATCGCGGAGCCCGGCCGCTCCGGAGCGCGCGAGGTACTTGGCACCGCGACGCCGGGCGATCGCCCGGCCGTCGAGCATCGGGACGGCGCCGATCGCGGCGTCGACATCGCGGCGCTCCGCGGCGAGCGTGAGGACGTGCGCCGCCGACAGCGACGCGCCCCAGAGGACGAGGTCGCGGCCAACGGCGTCGACGCGGCGGACGCGGTCGATCGCGGCCGCGTAGTCGGCGCGCTGGTCCGCGGGGTGGACCGCCTGCGAGTCGCCGTCGGAGGCGCCGAACTCGCGGTAGTCGAACAGGAACGCGGCGTAGCCGGCGTCGGCGAACCGCTCCGCGACGGCCGGATAGCCGAAGCTCCGCTCCGCGCCGAGGCCGGGCGCCATCACGACCACCGGCGGATCGGCGGCGTCGCCGCCCGGGAGGTAGAGTGTCCCCCGACAGGTGTCGCCGTCGACCTCGAACGCGAGCGCCCGCGTGGCAAACCGCTCGCGAGGCGGCCGGTCGAGTCGCCGCTGCGCGCGGTTCACCGGGTTCCGACGGGTCACGCTCGGTCCTCGGAAGCTGCTCGGTCGTCGCCCCGGGCGGGCCCGCCGTCGTCGGGCTCCGCGTCCCCGGTATCGGGGTCAGCGCCCCCGTCTTCGGGCTCGGCACTTCCGTCGGCGTGCGTCAGCGTCTCCAGCACGCGCGTCGAGAACTCCGTCTCCGAGATCTCGTACGCGGCCAGCGCCTCGAACCACTCCGCCTCGGCGCGCCACGTCCCGAGGACGTCGCCGGGCGAGCGGACGACGGTCGCCTCGACCCGGACGGGGTCCCACTCGTCCGCCTCGGCGCGGTCGATGAGCGCGTTGAGCGCGCGCCCGATCTCGCCGCGGTGCACCTCGCGCCCGGGAAACGCCGTCATGTACGTGAGGTTCAGGGGGCCGCCGCCGTCGATCTCCTCGACGCTGATCCCGTAGCTGCGGAGCGCCGGCTCCACGTCGGCCGTCTGCTCGTCGCCGGTCATACGGGACGGTCGACCGGGCGGAATAAATCGCTACCGGCGTGGGCGTCGCTCGACGGGTGAGAACGTATCGGTCCGTCGAAAGCCGCGGACGGGGGTGACCGCCGCAGAGGGCGGTCGGTCGGAGTTGTCAGAGGCACACGATTGTCCCGCGCGGCCAACTGGTTGTACTCCCCGAAATCATATAAACGCTCGGGAGGCGGCCGTTCGGGAGCCCGTGGCTCGGATTCTCCCCGCTCCGAGTCCCCGACCGCCACGACCCTGTCCGCCCGACCGGGCATCCTTTATCACCGTCGCGGAACAGGATCCGGTATGCTCCGGGGTGCGTCGTCGGCGCTGTCGCGATCCGCCGACGCCGTCGGCGTCCTCGTCGTCGGCGGCCTCCTGACCCTGCTGACGTGGGTGATCACGCCGGTCTGGGTCGGCAGCGTCGTCGCGTTCCCCCCGCTCGTCATCCTCGCGCCGCTCGCGCTCGCGCCGGCGTTCGTCCGTCGCGGGTACCTCGTCCGCGTCGTCGCCGGCGCGGGCGCGACCGGGAACCGCGACGGCGCGCCCCCCTTCGTCGCGTGGAACGAGCTGTACCGCGACGGGCTCAAGTCGGCCCTGCTGAGCGCGCTGCTCCTCGCGCCGCTGGCGCTGCTGTTCGCGGGCGTCGCCCTCGCGGGCGTCGCCGTCGGAACCGGCTCCGTCGACCTCGCTCCCGCGGTCGGACTCGTCGAGCGCGCGCTCGGAGGGAGCGGCGTCCCCGCCGTCGTCGCCGCCGGGGCCGGGCTCCTGACCGTCGTCACCGCGGGGTACCTCCTCGCGTTCGCGTACGTCCGGCCGGCCGCGCTGGCCGCGTTCGCCGCGTCCGGCCGGCTCCGCGACGCCCTCCGACCGGGGCGGGTCGCCGCCGTCGCCGGGGCGGGTACGTACGCGACCGCGTGGGCCGTCGCGGTCGCGACGCTCGGTGCGGGGTACGCGCTCGCCGCGCCGTTCGTCCCGCTCGTCGTCGGCGTCGCGTTCGTCTTCGTCGTCCGGGTCATCGCGCACGCCCTCTACGGCCGCGGCACCGCGGAAACGATCGAGTTCGGCGGCGCGGAGCCGACCGCGTCGACCGACCTCGGGGCGTCGCCGGCGACGGGAAAGCGGGTCCACGGCTCGCCTTCGGACCGGTCCGAACCGGCTCTGGGTCGATCCGAGTCACCCCCGGGTCGGTCCGGGCCGGCTCCGGACCGCCTCGACGGCGGGTTCCGGCGCTCGCCGCGTGAGCCGCCAGCGACGGTACAGACCGGCCGGACGGTTCCGTTCGATCCCGGGGACACCGGCGACGCGGGCGGCTTCGAGTGGAACGCAGAACGCGACCTCGACGGCGACGACGAGGTCGACGCCGACCCCGCCGACCGCGATGTCGACGGCGGCTTCCAGTGGGGCGTCGGCGTCGACCCGGAAGACAAGAGTTGATACGAGCGCGGGCGAACGGTCGGGCATGCGCATCTCCGACCGGGGCTACGGCGAGGAGGGCCGGGAGCGGCTCACCCTCGTCCCCGAGAACGTCGACGACCTCTGGCACCTCGCGCACGTCCTCGAACCCGGGGACCTCGTCGAGGGCGACACCACCCGCCGGATCCAGCGGAACGACGATCAGATGCGGGACACCGGCGGCCAGCGCGAGCACCTGTTCGTCACGCTGGAGGTCGACGACGTGGAGTTCGCCCGGTTCGCCAACCGGCTCCGCGTCTCGGGCGTGATCGTCGGCTGCTCCCGCGAGGACCAGCTCAACGCCCACCACACGCTCAACGTCGAGGAGCACGACGAGATCACGGTCGAGAAGCACTTCAAACCGGACCAGACGGAGCGGCTGGAGGAGGCGACGGAGGCCGCCGAGAACCCCGACGTCGCCATCGCGACCGTCGAGGAGGGCGCCGCCTACGTCCACACGGTCCAGCAGTACGGCACCGAGGAGTACGCCTCGTTCACGAAGCCGACCGGGAAGGGCGAGTACTCCCGCCCCCGCGAGGAGCTGTTCGCCGAGCTCGGCGAGGCGCTGGCGCACCTCGACGCCGACGCCGTGATCCTCGCCGGCCCGGGGTTCACGAAGCAAGACGCGCGCGACTACATCGAGGAGGAGTACCGCGACCTCCCCGACCGGATCACCACTGTCGACACCTCGGCCGCGGGCGACCGGGGGGTCCACGAGGTCCTGAAGCGCGGCGCGGTCGACGAGGTGCAAAAGGAGACGCGGATCTCGAAGGAGGCGAACCTGATCGACGAGCTGACCGAGAACATCGCGCAGGGCGCGAAGGCGACGTACGGCCCCGAGGACGTGGCCGAGGCCGCCGAGTTCGGCGCGATCGAGACCCTGCTGGTGGTCGACGACCGGCTCCGCACGGAGCGACAGCAAGAGGGCGACTGGTCGATCGACGTCAACGAGGTGATCGAGTCGGTCGAGCGGCAGGGCGGCGACGTGGTCGTCTTCTCCTCGGAGTTCGCGCCCGGCGAGCAGCTCTCGAACCTCGGCGGGATCGCCGCGATCCTGCGCTATCGGCTGGAGTAGCGAGTCCAAGCGACGGACCCGCTCCCCCGCGGTTCGTCGCTCCCGAAAACACTTACCTATCGTGAGGAGAGTCGACCCATGAAACGGCGTTCCCTCCTCCGGGGCGCGGTTCCCCTCTGCGCGGGCCTCGCCGGCTGCTCCGGATTGGTCTCCGATTCCCCGACGCTCTCCCTGACCGTCTTCAATCACTCCGAGAGCCCGTACACGGTCGAGGTGACAATCTCCCAGACGGATGCCACCTCCAGAAGCGACGCCAGGGTGTTCTCCGGGACGATCGACGTCGAGCCGGACGGTCAGGCCGTCCGCGAAGACGTCGCCGAACGGCGGCCGTACCTCGTCGAGTACGGCCTCTACGAGGACAACAGCGATCTGACGGACCAAGACCACGTCCACTACTATCCGGGCGACGAGGGCGAGGATGGCGGTTTGGCGTTCGATATCGATTCATCCGGGACCCTGACGCGGAGGTGGTGACCGCCGCCCGCCGGCGATCTGACCACCGACGGTCGCCGTCGAGTCGTCGGTTCGTTCCTATCTCCCCGTGAGCGCCTCGCTCGCGGGCGCGAAGTCGATCGTCTGCCCTCGTCCTTTCTCGCTCGCTCGCTCGTAAAGCATGTGCGCGGCCGCGACCGTCTCGATCCCGGTCCCGCCGGAGTCGAAGACCGTGATTTCCTCCTCGCTCGTCCGGCCGGGATGCCCGCCGGCGACGACCTCGCCGAGGTCGGCCGCGACGTGGTCCTCGCCGACGAGCCCCGCCTCGACCGCGGCGAGGAACGAGCCCGCGTCCTGCGCCGCCCGCTCGCGGATGTCGGGGACGTACGTCGACCGGGCGACAAGCTCCGGCGGGAGCTCGTTCTTCTCCGGGTGGTACTGCCCCATCGACGTGACGTGGGTGCCGGGCTCGACGTCCGCGTCGTCGACGACCGGGTCGCTCGCGTTCGTCGCGGTGATCACCACGTCGGCGCCGGCGACCGCCGCGCTCGCGCTCGGGACCGCCGAGATGTCGGGCTCGATCCGGTCGTCGAACTCGTCCGCGAACGCCTCGCGGTGCTCGGCCGTCGGCGAGAACACCCGGACGGCCTCGAAGTCGCGCACGGTCGCGGTCGTCGCGAGCTGGCCGCGGGCCTGCGCGCCGCTCCCGATCACGGCGACATCCGTTGCGTCCTCGCGAGCGAGCGCGTCGACCGCGGTCGCCCCCGCGGCGCCCGTCTTAAACGGGTTCATCGACGCGCCGTCGAGCACCGCGAGCGGCTCGCCCGACTCGGCGTCGAACAGCGGGGTCATGAACCACGCGTCGCCCGCGCCGAACCCCGCGGAGTAGGTGTAGCCGCCCATCGCGCCCGTCTCCGGCAGCAGCGCGGCGTAGGTCGTCAGCATGCCCGGCGGGTCGCGGTTGTACAGCTTCGTCCGCGGTTCCGCGGGCGCGCCCTCGCCGATCTGGCGGTACGCGTCGCGCACGGCGGCGACGTAGTCGGCCGGCTCGGCGAGGTCGTCGACGTCGGCGCTCGTGAGAAACAGCGTCTCGGTCATACCCGACCGGTCGGGCGCCGGGGACTAAACCGTGCAGGGAACCGGAACGCGACGCGGCGCGAGCTGCCGGCGGTCGGCGCGTCGACCGGCGTCGGCCTCTCCGGGCGCGTCAGTCGGAGCCGCCGGCTCGCGACCGCCCGCTCTGCGACCGGTCGACCGCGCGGTCGATCGACTCCCCGACGGAGCCGTCGCGGGACCGATCGGTCCGCCCGCGAACGTCGGTGACTGGGTTCCGGACGAACATCGCGTGGGCCACGATGGCGCCCGCGACGAGGGCGCCCCCGGGTAGCGCGGCCGTCAACGACAGTCCGACCAGGTTGAGGAAGGCGGTCACACCGATCAACGCAGCCGGAATGAGCCCAAGGACGTAGTCGTAGTACCCAGTCATGCTTCGCTGTAAACTATGACAAAATCACTATTAAAACTTTATCAGGGTTCTCCGTGGCACCTCAAATGATCATTTCGAAGTTGTTCATAAGTTATATGGACTATCATCGCGGTCAACGCGAGCCAGTGGACCGCCGCTGCGGCGGCTCTCGGGCCGGACGAGGCCGTCGGAGACGCGGCGGAATCGGGGCAGAAAAGCAGCGCGGGGAACGGGTCAGCCAACGCAACGGGTCAGCCAACGACGGTCGAGGCGCCGGCGCGGGTTGTTATCGGAGCCTGAAGTACAGGGCGCGCCAGCCGCCGAGGAACGCCGACCCCGCCACGAGCATGACGACGGCGAAGCTCAGTTCGGCGCCGCCGCGGAAGACGAACGCGCGGAGCCCGAGTCCGACGACGGCCGCCGGGATCCACGACCGGATCGCCAGCGGCACCGACGACTTCGCCGTCTCCGCGGCGCCGGCGGAGTACGCGCCGACGACCGGCGCGATCAGGGCCCAGGCGATCAGGAACGGCGCGTAGACGCCGGGCAGGTACAGCGGGTTCGCCGTGAGGAACTCGACCGAGGTGTGGTTCAGCGTCCCGATAGTCAGCATGACGATCAGCGCGAGCAGGTCGCCGACCAGGAGCGGCGCGGCGGCGCGGTCGAGGCGATTCGAGAGGAACGACGAGTCGGCCATGTCGACCAGTCTGGGGCGCCCCTACTTTGTACGCACGGATTCGGTCGGGCGGTCGCCGCGCCGGCGAGCGTCGCCGCGCCAACGAGCATCGCCTACTCGTACAGCGGGTGCGCCTCGCAGAGCTCGACGACGCGCTCGCCGACCTCGTAGATGACCTCGTCGCTGTCGACGTCGTCGACGACGCGGTAGATGAGATCGCCGACCTCCTCGATCGCCGCCTCGTCGAACCCGCGGGTCGTGAGCCCGGCCGTCCCTGCGCGGATCCCCGAGGGATTGAACGGCGACCGCGTCTCGCCCGGCACGGTGTTCCCGTTGAGCACGATGTTCGCGGCCGCGAGCGCGTCCTCCGCGTCGCCGCCCGGCAGGTCCGGGTGCGAGTCGCGGAGGTCGGCCAACACGAGGTGGTTGTCGGTGCCGCCGGAGACCAGGGAGAGCCCGTGCCCCTGAAGCGTCTCGGCGAGGACCTCGGCGTTGTCGACGACCTGCTGCGCGTACGCCTCGAACTCGGGCTCGAGCGCCTCCTTGAACCCCACCGCCTTGCCGGCGACGTTGTGCATGAGGGGGCCGCCCTGCCCGCCGGGGAACACCGCCTTGTCGATGTCGTCGGCGTACTCCTCGTCGCACAGTACGATCCCGCCGCGCCCGGCGCGGATCGTCTTGTGGGTCGAGCCGGTGACGAAGTCGGCGACGCCGACCGGCGACGGGTGGACGCCCGCCGCGACGAGCCCGGTGATGTGGGCGATGTCGGCGAGGTGGTAGGCGTCGACCGCGTCGGCGGCGGCCTGGATCGCCTCCCAGTCGACGGTCCGCGGGTACGCGGAGTAGCCGGAGACGATGATGTCCGGCTCGAACTCCTCGGCCGTCTCGCGGAGGCCCTCGTAGTCGATGTACCCCGTCTCGGGGTCGACCTCGTACTGCTCGACCTCGTAGATCTGCCCGGTGAAGTTCGCGGGGTGGCCGTGCGAGAGGTGGCCGCCGTGGGTCAGGTCCAGCGAGAGGATCTTGTCGCCGGGCTCCAACACCGCGTAGTACACCGCCTGGTTCGCCTGCGTCCCGGAGTGCGGCTGGACGTTGACGTGTTCGGCGCCCCACAGCTCCTTGGCGCGCTCGATCGCGAGCTCCTCGACCTCGTCGGCGTACTCGCAGCCCGCGTAGTACCGCGCGCCCGGGTACCCCTCCGCGTACTTGTTCGTGAGGACGCTCCCCTGCGCCTCCAGCACCGCCTCGCTAACGTGGTTCTCGCTGGCGATCATCGCGAGCGTCTGCTCCTGTCTGTCGCGCTCGCCGGCCAGCGCGTCGGCGACCGCCGGGTCGACCTCCCGGACGTGCTCGTTGTCCATGTACGAAGGCGGGTGCGATCGCGCATTAATCCTTCCGTCACGGCGTCGCCCACACGCTGGTCTCCCGTCGCGTCCGCCACTCGCAACGACGCGTCGTTCCCGCCGTTTTCGGTTCGAACCTCGAATCCGGCATTTTCGGAGGTCTCGGCGGCTGAAAACCCGTTGTTCCCTTCCTGAATCCCGTTAATATTAAATAGATATCTGGCTTTTATCCGAGGAGATAGATGGTATCGAATTTACTGGAGACGGACGTCGAGAACGTCCTCGATACGGCGTTCGCCGGCGCCGACGAGGAGCTCCTCGTCGTCGACCCGTCCGCGGAGACGATCGTATCGCTCGTCGAGGCGGCAACCGGCCGCGACGACCTGCCGACGCTGTCGATGCTGGCGGACGAACGCACGCTGAAGGACGTGACAGACGACTTCCTCGTCGCGTCGAAGGCGGCCGACCTCGTCGCCGACGGGTCGCTCGGGCTCCGCGTGCTCTCGACCGAGGTGGACAACGCGCTGTTCGTCTCTCCCTCGCGGGTCGTCGTTCTCGTGAGCGCGGGCGAGCACGTCGCCGCGCTCTCGACCGAGGAGGACGACTTCGTCGACGAGGTGTTCGCGACGCACCGCGACGCCTTCGAGTCGGCCGAGGAGTACGGGCTCCGGACCCCGGCGCTCAGCCGCGTCCGCGAGACGATGGCGGCCGAGATCGGCGAGGCCGCCCGCGACGACTTCGACGCCGTGCTCGCCTCGATGGAGTCGGCGGACGCCGCGCTCGACGAGGTGACCGTCTCGCTGCTCGTCGCCGCGAAGAACGACGTGCTCCTCTACGACATCTCGAAGTGGGGCGAGGACGTCGGGATCGCCTCGAAGGCGACGTTCTCCCGGACGAAAACCCGGCTGGAGGATCTCGGAATCATCGACACGGAGAAGGTCCCGATCGACGTCGGTCGCCCCCGGCTCCGGCTCAAGCTCGGTGACGACCGGCTCCACGGCGTCGACGCCGAGGAGCTCGCCGGTGTCGCGAGCGAGCTGATGGATTGAATCGGCGCCGTTTGGCCGAATCGTCGCGCCGTCTCCGCCTCCGACACCGCGACCCGCGGCTTTTTTCCGCTCCCTCGCGTCGAACGGGATATGGACATCGGACTTGTCGGCGAGGGCCCCGCGGTCGACGCCGTCTCGGCCGCGCTCGGGGACGTCGACGTGAACGTGATGCCGGTCGAGCCGGGGCTGCTGGACGGATTCGACCTCGCGGTCGTGGCCGACACCGCCGGCTCGTCGGCGTTCGCGGCCGCGAACGACGCCCTCGACCGCTGGGTGGGGATCGAGGTCGGCGGCCTCGGCGGGGTCCCGCTCGACGAGGTCGACGCCGCGGTGACCGTCTTCGACGAGGCCTGCTACGACTGCCTTCGGACGCGGGTCGCGAGCGGCGGCGCGGAGCCGGCGGACGCCCCGCAGGGCCGCCGGTCGGCGGTGCGCTACGCCGGTGCGCTCGCCGGGCGCCGCGTCATCCGGCTGCTCGCGGGCGACTCAGTCGCCGACACGGTCGTCGAGGTGCCGGGCGCGGAGCGCAGCCTGCTCCCGGTCCCCGGCTGCGACTGCGGCGACGCCCCCGGCGACGCGCTCCCGCGGGAGCACGCGGAGCGCCCGCTCGACGAGTCGATCGACCGCGCCGAGCGAGCGGTGGACGCCCGGATCGGCGCGCTCTCGGAGGTCGGCGAGCGGGAGTCGTTCCCGGTGCCGTACTACGTCGCGCGCGTCGCCGACACCACGCCCTTCTCGGACGTCCGGGCCGCCGAGTTCGGCGGCGGCGTCGACGCCGGCTGGGACGCGGCGTTCATGAAGGCGCTCGGCGAGGGGTTAGAGCGGTACGCGGCGGGGGTCTACCGCGAGGCGTCGTTCACGCGGGCACCGGCCGCGAACGTCCCGAACCCGGTGACTCCCGACGCGTTCGTGCGCCCCGACGACGCCGAGGCGTACGACCGCGACG is drawn from Halorubrum sp. CBA1229 and contains these coding sequences:
- the glyA gene encoding serine hydroxymethyltransferase, with the protein product MDNEHVREVDPAVADALAGERDRQEQTLAMIASENHVSEAVLEAQGSVLTNKYAEGYPGARYYAGCEYADEVEELAIERAKELWGAEHVNVQPHSGTQANQAVYYAVLEPGDKILSLDLTHGGHLSHGHPANFTGQIYEVEQYEVDPETGYIDYEGLRETAEEFEPDIIVSGYSAYPRTVDWEAIQAAADAVDAYHLADIAHITGLVAAGVHPSPVGVADFVTGSTHKTIRAGRGGIVLCDEEYADDIDKAVFPGGQGGPLMHNVAGKAVGFKEALEPEFEAYAQQVVDNAEVLAETLQGHGLSLVSGGTDNHLVLADLRDSHPDLPGGDAEDALAAANIVLNGNTVPGETRSPFNPSGIRAGTAGLTTRGFDEAAIEEVGDLIYRVVDDVDSDEVIYEVGERVVELCEAHPLYE
- a CDS encoding DUF5821 family protein, producing the protein MVSNLLETDVENVLDTAFAGADEELLVVDPSAETIVSLVEAATGRDDLPTLSMLADERTLKDVTDDFLVASKAADLVADGSLGLRVLSTEVDNALFVSPSRVVVLVSAGEHVAALSTEEDDFVDEVFATHRDAFESAEEYGLRTPALSRVRETMAAEIGEAARDDFDAVLASMESADAALDEVTVSLLVAAKNDVLLYDISKWGEDVGIASKATFSRTKTRLEDLGIIDTEKVPIDVGRPRLRLKLGDDRLHGVDAEELAGVASELMD
- a CDS encoding YcaO-like family protein, giving the protein MDIGLVGEGPAVDAVSAALGDVDVNVMPVEPGLLDGFDLAVVADTAGSSAFAAANDALDRWVGIEVGGLGGVPLDEVDAAVTVFDEACYDCLRTRVASGGAEPADAPQGRRSAVRYAGALAGRRVIRLLAGDSVADTVVEVPGAERSLLPVPGCDCGDAPGDALPREHAERPLDESIDRAERAVDARIGALSEVGERESFPVPYYVARVADTTPFSDVRAAEFGGGVDAGWDAAFMKALGEGLERYAAGVYREASFTRAPAANVPNPVTPDAFVRPDDAEAYDRDEALAWATGEELATGEPASLPAEFVGFPPSERRYRPAITTGLGLGNSGPEAALSGLYEAVERDATMTSWYSTTEPLGLELDDSTFAELEKRARAESLSVTPLLVTTDVDVPVVAVGVHRDGDWPRFAAGSGADLDPVAAARSALAEALQNWTELRSMGPDAAAEEGAAIGHHADFPDETRAFFDPDASVPADALGEPALSGTDELEAVVDRVETVGLEPYVARITTRDLAGMGFEAVRVLVPGAQPLFTGEPFFGDRARDVPRSMGFEPELEKAYHPFP